One Bradyrhizobium zhanjiangense DNA segment encodes these proteins:
- a CDS encoding septal ring lytic transglycosylase RlpA family protein — protein MHSPFAATWNRVQEHASKDRIVPPPNDVLRPTVRLICRIVAIATVPAWIWTVDSAAAQDFNDRWSVIPKAHAEPTPAAPEQTVQSPQTQPAIEEDPTRSSGDHPATQSFNRVFSGKASYYSYTKRKTASGATFDRDSLTAAHRNLPFGTHVRVTEIMSSKSVVVRITDRGPWVRGRVIDLSLGAARSLGITDRGIAQVRAEVL, from the coding sequence ATGCATTCACCGTTTGCCGCCACATGGAATCGTGTTCAGGAACACGCCTCAAAAGATCGCATTGTCCCTCCGCCCAACGATGTATTGAGGCCGACCGTGCGTCTTATTTGTAGAATAGTTGCGATCGCAACAGTCCCGGCGTGGATATGGACAGTAGACTCTGCTGCAGCACAGGACTTCAACGATAGATGGTCTGTCATTCCAAAGGCACACGCCGAGCCCACTCCCGCAGCACCGGAGCAGACAGTTCAGAGTCCACAGACGCAACCTGCTATCGAAGAGGATCCAACGCGGAGCTCGGGAGATCATCCAGCTACTCAATCTTTCAACCGAGTGTTCTCTGGGAAAGCTTCCTACTATTCATATACGAAACGGAAGACGGCGAGTGGCGCAACGTTCGATCGGGATTCGCTAACTGCTGCTCATCGCAACCTGCCGTTCGGTACGCACGTACGCGTCACCGAAATTATGAGCAGCAAATCGGTGGTCGTTCGTATCACCGATCGCGGACCATGGGTTCGCGGTCGCGTGATCGACCTCTCACTTGGCGCCGCTCGCAGCTTAGGGATTACCGATCGTGGCATCGCCCAAGTTCGCGCAGAGGTGCTTTAG
- a CDS encoding DUF192 domain-containing protein, translated as MNSDRKAVWSVAKGCLAAILVVAGMAVAIGSVRAASFQPLEIVTRNGVQVFSVEMATTEQEKQTGLMYRKELADGKGMLFDFNPEQEVSMWMKNTYVSLDMIFIRADGRILRIAENTEPMSTKIISSQGPARAVLEVVAGTAQKYGIRPGDRVAHPLFGSK; from the coding sequence ATGAATTCTGATCGAAAGGCCGTCTGGTCCGTTGCGAAGGGCTGTCTTGCCGCCATCCTCGTCGTTGCCGGCATGGCGGTCGCAATCGGATCTGTCCGCGCCGCGAGCTTCCAGCCGCTCGAGATCGTCACCAGAAACGGCGTGCAGGTGTTCTCGGTCGAGATGGCGACAACCGAGCAGGAGAAGCAGACCGGCCTGATGTACCGCAAGGAACTGGCCGACGGCAAAGGCATGCTGTTCGACTTCAATCCCGAGCAGGAAGTGTCGATGTGGATGAAGAACACCTACGTCTCGCTCGACATGATCTTCATCCGCGCCGACGGCCGCATCCTGCGCATCGCCGAAAACACCGAGCCGATGTCGACCAAGATCATCTCGTCCCAGGGGCCGGCCCGGGCGGTGCTGGAGGTGGTGGCGGGAACGGCGCAGAAATACGGCATCCGTCCTGGCGACCGGGTCGCCCACCCGCTGTTCGGCAGCAAATAG
- a CDS encoding cold-shock protein, with translation MGSSDGFESKKVGVPVGEHGSGRDSALSPFTGLGEGSANLVEVHGVIKWFDASKGYGFIVPDNGWPDVLLHVTVLRRDGFQTAYEGARIVVECVQRAKGYQAFRVVSMDESTAIHPAQMLPPRTHVTVTPTSGLERAQVKWFNRLRGFGFLTCGEGTPDIFVHMETLRRFGMTELRPGQYVLVRFGPGSKGMMAAEIHPETGSPGLQSH, from the coding sequence ATGGGGTCGTCGGACGGATTTGAGTCCAAGAAGGTCGGAGTTCCCGTGGGCGAGCACGGCAGCGGTCGCGACAGCGCGCTCAGCCCCTTCACCGGACTGGGTGAAGGCAGCGCCAACCTCGTCGAGGTTCACGGCGTCATCAAATGGTTCGACGCCTCGAAGGGCTACGGCTTCATCGTGCCCGACAATGGCTGGCCCGACGTGCTGCTGCACGTCACCGTACTCAGGCGCGACGGCTTCCAGACTGCTTACGAGGGCGCCCGCATCGTCGTTGAGTGCGTCCAGCGCGCCAAGGGCTATCAGGCATTCCGCGTGGTCTCGATGGACGAATCCACCGCGATCCATCCGGCGCAGATGCTGCCGCCGCGCACCCACGTCACGGTCACCCCGACCAGCGGCCTGGAGCGGGCCCAGGTCAAATGGTTCAACCGGCTGCGCGGCTTCGGCTTCCTGACCTGCGGCGAGGGCACGCCCGACATCTTCGTGCACATGGAGACACTGCGCCGCTTCGGCATGACTGAGCTGCGCCCCGGCCAATATGTGCTGGTCCGATTCGGGCCCGGCTCCAAGGGCATGATGGCGGCCGAGATCCATCCCGAGACCGGGTCGCCGGGCTTGCAGTCGCACTAG
- a CDS encoding SIR2 family NAD-dependent protein deacylase, with amino-acid sequence MIASDLRSGVERLGDMIAEAKRIVPFTGAGISTECGIPDFRSPGGIWTRNRPIPFEEFVASQEARDESWRRRFAMEEVFAAAKPGRGHRALASLYRAGKVPAVITQNIDNLHQASGLAAEHVIELHGNTTYARCIGCGQAYQLDWVKRRFDAEGAAPNCTMCDEPVKTATISFGQMMPEDEMQRAAALSQTCDLFIAIGSSLVVWPAAGFPMMAKNAGARLVIINREPTEQDDIADLVIHHDIGEALGPFAGN; translated from the coding sequence GTGATAGCATCGGACCTTCGCAGCGGCGTTGAACGGCTCGGCGACATGATCGCCGAAGCCAAGCGAATCGTGCCGTTCACCGGTGCCGGCATCTCGACCGAATGCGGCATCCCGGATTTCCGCTCGCCGGGCGGAATCTGGACGCGCAACCGTCCAATCCCGTTCGAAGAGTTCGTGGCGAGCCAGGAGGCGCGCGACGAATCCTGGCGCCGGCGCTTTGCGATGGAGGAGGTGTTCGCGGCGGCAAAGCCGGGCCGCGGCCATCGCGCACTGGCCTCGCTCTACCGCGCCGGCAAGGTTCCCGCCGTCATCACCCAGAACATCGACAATCTGCACCAAGCCTCGGGGCTGGCTGCCGAGCACGTGATTGAACTTCACGGAAATACTACTTATGCGCGATGTATCGGATGCGGGCAGGCCTATCAACTCGACTGGGTGAAGCGCCGGTTCGATGCGGAGGGCGCCGCGCCCAATTGCACCATGTGCGACGAGCCGGTGAAGACCGCCACGATTTCGTTCGGCCAGATGATGCCCGAGGATGAAATGCAGCGCGCAGCTGCGCTGTCGCAGACCTGCGACCTCTTCATCGCCATCGGTTCCTCGCTGGTGGTGTGGCCGGCAGCGGGCTTTCCGATGATGGCGAAGAACGCCGGCGCACGACTTGTGATCATCAATCGCGAGCCGACCGAGCAGGACGACATCGCCGACCTCGTGATCCATCACGACATCGGCGAAGCGCTTGGGCCCTTTGCCGGCAATTGA